A single genomic interval of Zunongwangia sp. HGR-M22 harbors:
- a CDS encoding NADP(H)-dependent aldo-keto reductase, which produces MKYTTLPNTDIKVSKICLGTMTWGEQNTEAEGHEQIEYALDQGVNFLDTAEMYSVPAKPETQGSTEEIIGSWLKKTGKRKDIVLASKVAGPAEMVSHVRENMGFSKEAINDAIDKSLKRLNTDYLDLYQLHWPERNTNFFGKRGYKHQENEEWQDNFKAVLENLQELVKTGKVRHVGLSNETAYGLSRFLEESRLHDLPKMITVQNPYSLLNRKDEIGLTEVLHRENVGLLPYSPLGMGTLSGKHLNGIVENTRLSLFPQYKRYSGEVAVEATKAYKEVALKHELSMTQMALAFVNEQPFVTSNIIGATKMDQLKENIASIDLKLSDEVLEDIEKVHEKYPNPAP; this is translated from the coding sequence ATGAAATATACTACGCTACCAAATACCGATATTAAAGTAAGTAAGATCTGCCTGGGAACGATGACCTGGGGAGAACAAAACACAGAAGCCGAAGGCCACGAGCAGATTGAATATGCGCTCGATCAAGGTGTGAATTTTTTGGACACCGCCGAAATGTATTCGGTGCCGGCAAAGCCAGAAACGCAGGGAAGTACAGAGGAAATTATTGGGAGCTGGCTAAAGAAAACGGGTAAACGAAAAGATATCGTTTTGGCATCTAAAGTTGCCGGCCCGGCAGAGATGGTTTCTCATGTTCGTGAGAATATGGGCTTCAGTAAAGAGGCGATTAACGACGCGATCGATAAAAGTCTTAAGCGATTAAACACCGATTATTTAGATCTTTATCAATTGCACTGGCCAGAACGAAACACTAATTTCTTCGGAAAACGTGGTTATAAACATCAGGAAAATGAAGAGTGGCAGGATAATTTTAAAGCTGTTTTAGAAAACCTTCAGGAATTGGTAAAAACCGGAAAGGTGCGTCATGTTGGTTTGTCTAATGAGACTGCTTATGGGTTAAGTCGGTTTTTAGAAGAAAGTCGACTTCATGATTTGCCGAAAATGATCACGGTTCAAAATCCATATAGTTTGCTGAATCGAAAAGATGAAATAGGGCTTACTGAAGTGCTTCATCGCGAAAATGTAGGATTATTGCCTTATTCTCCGCTGGGAATGGGAACACTTTCAGGAAAGCACCTAAACGGTATTGTAGAGAATACACGCCTAAGCTTGTTTCCGCAGTATAAAAGATATTCCGGAGAAGTAGCAGTGGAAGCTACTAAAGCCTACAAAGAAGTTGCGTTAAAACACGAGTTATCGATGACGCAAATGGCACTTGCTTTTGTAAATGAGCAGCCTTTTGTGACTAGTAATATTATTGGCGCCACTAAAATGGATCAGTTAAAAGAAAATATTGCCAGTATCGATCTCAAACTTTCTGATGAGGTTTTGGAAGATATCGAAAAAGTGCATGAAAAATATCCAAATCCGGCGCCTTAA
- a CDS encoding OmpA family protein, with protein sequence MKRTILAISGSVLMLTSCVSSKVYKDLESRHADLKRENRELNSELDRLKGVDEELAELKSEHKSLTAERDKLKSDLASLQSNYDNLKSSYDALEENSSAAIAENSRQNRELLAQLEEKEKALAAEQARLEKLEKDLAARSKRVNELEGLIAAKDAKMNALKDAISKALTDFEGKGLTVEQRDGKVYVSMENKLLFNSGSWAVNTDGRQAVNQLGNVLAQNPDISVLIEGHTDNVPYGGNGPLKDNWDLSTKRATAIVQILRENNSIDPQNLTAAGRGEYAPVASNDTAEGKAKNRRIEVILTPKLDEVTKLLNEVD encoded by the coding sequence ATGAAAAGAACCATATTAGCTATTTCAGGAAGTGTTTTAATGCTTACTTCTTGTGTTTCATCAAAAGTTTATAAAGATCTAGAAAGTAGGCATGCCGATTTAAAGCGTGAAAATCGAGAGCTCAATTCAGAATTAGATCGATTAAAAGGTGTAGATGAAGAGTTAGCTGAATTAAAATCTGAACACAAAAGTCTTACTGCTGAAAGGGATAAACTTAAAAGTGATTTGGCTAGCCTGCAATCTAATTACGACAACTTAAAGAGTTCGTATGATGCCTTAGAAGAAAATTCTTCCGCAGCAATTGCAGAAAATTCACGTCAAAATCGTGAATTATTAGCGCAGCTTGAAGAAAAAGAGAAAGCACTCGCTGCTGAACAGGCAAGATTAGAAAAACTAGAGAAAGATTTGGCAGCTCGCTCTAAACGAGTGAATGAGTTAGAAGGCTTAATCGCAGCCAAAGACGCTAAGATGAATGCTTTAAAAGATGCAATTTCTAAAGCATTAACAGATTTTGAAGGTAAGGGGCTTACCGTAGAGCAGCGCGACGGGAAGGTATATGTTTCTATGGAAAACAAATTACTTTTCAATTCTGGTAGCTGGGCGGTAAATACAGATGGTCGCCAGGCGGTAAATCAGTTAGGGAATGTACTGGCTCAAAATCCAGATATTAGTGTGTTAATCGAAGGGCATACAGATAATGTTCCTTACGGTGGCAATGGGCCGTTAAAAGATAACTGGGATCTTTCTACAAAAAGAGCCACTGCGATCGTACAGATTTTAAGAGAAAATAACAGTATCGATCCACAGAACTTAACTGCAGCCGGGCGTGGTGAATATGCTCCTGTGGCTAGTAACGATACGGCGGAAGGAAAAGCGAAAAACCGTAGAATCGAAGTGATCTTAACACCAAAATTAGATGAGGTGACCAAGCTTTTAAATGAAGTGGACTAA
- a CDS encoding exodeoxyribonuclease III, giving the protein MKIISYNVNGIRAAVRKGFLDWIQQADPDVICIQEIKANPDQLNLDEFTEAGYPYQYWYPAQKKGYSGVAILSKIEPKHVEYGTGIDYMDFEGRNIRADFENCSVMSLYLPSGTNINRLEFKLQFMADFQKYIDNLKSVVPNLVICGDYNICHEAIDIHDPVRLKNTSGFLPVEREWIDNFMKSGFIDSFRYFNDEPDQYSWWSYRANARANNKGWRIDYNLVAEPLQEKLKRAVILPEAYHSDHCPILVELE; this is encoded by the coding sequence ATGAAGATAATTTCCTATAACGTAAACGGAATCCGTGCCGCGGTAAGAAAAGGCTTTTTAGATTGGATACAACAGGCAGATCCAGATGTAATTTGTATTCAGGAAATAAAAGCAAATCCAGATCAATTAAACTTAGATGAATTTACCGAAGCGGGTTATCCTTACCAGTACTGGTATCCGGCTCAGAAAAAAGGTTACAGTGGTGTTGCAATTTTAAGCAAAATAGAACCTAAGCATGTAGAATACGGTACAGGGATCGATTATATGGATTTTGAAGGTCGAAATATCCGAGCTGATTTTGAGAATTGCTCTGTGATGAGTTTATATTTACCTTCAGGAACCAACATAAACAGATTGGAATTTAAGCTTCAGTTTATGGCCGATTTTCAGAAATATATCGATAATCTTAAAAGTGTAGTTCCTAATCTTGTAATTTGTGGTGACTATAACATTTGTCACGAAGCAATCGATATTCACGATCCGGTTCGGCTTAAAAATACATCAGGTTTTCTTCCGGTAGAGCGCGAATGGATCGATAATTTTATGAAAAGTGGGTTTATAGACAGTTTTAGGTATTTTAATGACGAGCCAGATCAGTATTCCTGGTGGAGCTACAGAGCGAATGCAAGGGCAAATAATAAAGGATGGCGAATCGATTACAATTTAGTTGCAGAGCCTTTACAAGAAAAATTAAAACGCGCCGTTATATTACCAGAAGCCTATCATAGCGACCATTGTCCTATTTTAGTAGAGCTGGAATAA
- a CDS encoding GEVED domain-containing protein, with protein sequence MNKKLFLLLIFCTFFQIQSFAQKDIAKPVFRDSAQAIFSSSISESRLVPPKNEHKIYNPRNRGINKVIPGKGYPKGVDPALQSKKGLVPSRLPSLSFDAVTTRSTPSDPTGVAGLNHYLNAWNSAFSIYDKEGNILMQPASLASIGGEFEGETLGDPIVVYDQFADRFLISQFSDTPNSFLIAVSRGADPVNDGWYTYRFSTNNVLPDYPKISVWSDGYYITTNKNSNTADQSQVIYVMERDRMLIGETAQFVSFPLPGIETNGFYSPAGFNAMGENMPPRGNAPIIYLQDDAWAGVPEDHLKIWLVNVDWEDLSNSTIEESQELGSSSGVSPFTATFDGGSFSNLSQPNEAPDIDALQATMMYMTQYRRFADHNSVVMNFVVDVDPTQAEHAGIRWYELRQYSDDGEWSVYQEGTYAPDKSDRFSGSIGIDDMGNIGLGFTILDDSPANPIYPSIRYTGRYRDDELGVMTLEEQSIVEGNSPNPSTRYGDYAHLTVDPLDGLTFWHNAEYFEGNNRINRIAKFRLAPDFTRDVGVTEISAPIDATLGENEKITITLRNFGANSQSNIPVSYTLDGKTVTEIFTDRIEGSSSEKFTFSETGNFSEIGRSYEVFARTNLEGDQNSENDTITKIVQNLPPNDVGVTAINAPSTRENLGDNEQISVTIENFGGEAQSNIPVWYQIGNNNRVEEIFAGSIAVGENSVFNFQQNANLSKDGRYRITSGTALENDFDTTNDIEQAFVANLNCIPEGSDCSYGDGISYFELGDILNERIPCSNGYSDYITFSTDLDRSEDTYTLTVQTFFNPDADEEKFSMWIDLNDNGEFEANERLISSEPLLASNTSYSYDFSLPENAPLGQHLLRIRAGDTSYDGELNNPCNVMDYGTTHDYSVNIIDSSLDIEDFILNEAELIVLNENNGKYRVVLETSYKEPLRITVHNVLGQKMLENKVENTEDGYVYDLDMSYAARGVYLVRIGTRKVGKVKRFIVK encoded by the coding sequence ATGAACAAGAAATTATTTTTACTACTTATATTTTGCACCTTTTTTCAGATTCAATCTTTTGCACAAAAGGATATCGCGAAACCCGTTTTTCGGGATTCCGCTCAAGCAATATTTTCATCGTCGATCTCAGAAAGTCGATTGGTGCCTCCAAAAAATGAACACAAAATATATAATCCTAGAAATCGCGGAATTAATAAAGTTATTCCTGGTAAAGGATACCCAAAGGGAGTAGATCCTGCTTTGCAAAGCAAGAAAGGTTTAGTGCCTTCTAGGCTGCCATCCTTATCTTTTGATGCAGTTACCACTCGTTCTACACCATCTGATCCTACGGGTGTAGCAGGATTAAATCACTACCTAAATGCATGGAATTCTGCGTTTTCGATCTATGATAAAGAAGGTAATATTCTTATGCAGCCCGCTTCTTTGGCAAGCATAGGAGGAGAGTTTGAAGGCGAAACTTTAGGAGACCCTATCGTAGTTTACGATCAATTTGCAGATCGATTTTTAATAAGTCAGTTTAGCGATACTCCCAATAGTTTTTTAATCGCAGTTAGTAGGGGGGCAGATCCCGTTAATGATGGATGGTATACCTATCGTTTTTCTACAAATAATGTGCTGCCAGATTATCCTAAAATTTCAGTTTGGAGTGATGGATATTATATTACCACAAACAAGAATTCTAATACGGCAGACCAAAGTCAGGTAATTTATGTGATGGAGCGTGATCGTATGTTGATTGGAGAAACAGCGCAATTTGTCTCTTTTCCTTTGCCTGGGATAGAAACTAATGGATTTTATAGTCCTGCTGGTTTTAATGCAATGGGAGAAAATATGCCGCCTAGAGGAAATGCACCAATTATCTACCTTCAGGACGATGCGTGGGCAGGAGTGCCAGAAGATCATTTAAAAATTTGGCTGGTTAACGTAGATTGGGAAGATTTATCTAATTCAACTATAGAAGAATCTCAGGAGTTAGGTTCATCTAGCGGCGTGTCACCATTTACGGCAACTTTCGATGGAGGATCTTTCAGTAATCTATCTCAGCCAAATGAAGCTCCAGATATAGACGCTTTGCAGGCAACCATGATGTATATGACGCAATATCGAAGATTTGCCGATCATAATTCAGTAGTGATGAATTTTGTGGTAGATGTAGATCCTACACAAGCCGAGCATGCCGGGATTAGATGGTATGAATTAAGACAATATAGCGACGATGGCGAGTGGAGTGTATATCAAGAAGGAACATATGCACCAGATAAAAGTGATCGTTTTAGCGGTAGTATTGGTATAGATGATATGGGAAATATTGGTTTGGGATTTACAATTTTGGATGACAGCCCTGCAAACCCTATTTATCCTTCTATAAGATATACTGGTAGGTATAGAGATGACGAGTTGGGTGTAATGACACTAGAGGAGCAAAGTATTGTGGAAGGGAATAGTCCTAACCCCAGTACACGATATGGAGATTATGCGCATCTAACAGTAGATCCACTTGATGGTTTAACCTTTTGGCACAATGCCGAATATTTTGAAGGAAATAATCGAATTAATAGGATAGCGAAATTTAGGTTAGCTCCAGATTTTACCAGAGACGTGGGTGTTACTGAAATTTCGGCACCAATAGATGCGACGCTTGGAGAAAATGAAAAAATAACAATAACCTTAAGAAATTTTGGTGCAAACTCGCAATCGAATATTCCTGTGAGTTATACTTTAGATGGGAAAACAGTAACCGAAATTTTTACAGACAGGATTGAGGGCTCTTCTTCGGAAAAATTTACATTTTCAGAAACCGGAAACTTTTCAGAAATAGGTAGAAGTTATGAGGTCTTCGCTAGAACAAATTTAGAGGGAGATCAAAATTCAGAAAATGATACGATTACAAAAATAGTGCAAAATTTACCGCCAAATGATGTTGGTGTTACCGCTATTAATGCACCATCAACCAGAGAGAATTTAGGCGATAATGAGCAAATTTCAGTCACTATAGAAAATTTTGGAGGAGAAGCTCAAAGCAATATCCCTGTGTGGTATCAAATAGGTAACAATAATCGAGTTGAAGAAATCTTTGCTGGTAGTATTGCTGTGGGTGAAAATTCAGTTTTTAATTTTCAACAAAATGCTAATCTTTCTAAAGATGGTCGTTACCGCATAACGTCTGGTACAGCTTTAGAGAACGATTTTGATACAACCAATGATATAGAGCAGGCCTTTGTTGCAAATCTTAATTGTATTCCAGAAGGTTCAGATTGCAGTTATGGCGACGGTATTTCTTATTTTGAACTTGGTGATATTTTGAATGAACGCATCCCTTGTAGTAATGGGTATAGCGACTATATTACTTTTTCTACAGATCTAGATCGATCTGAAGATACTTACACACTTACTGTTCAAACCTTTTTTAATCCAGACGCAGATGAAGAAAAATTTTCAATGTGGATAGATTTGAATGATAATGGTGAATTCGAGGCCAATGAGCGCCTTATTTCTTCAGAGCCACTTTTGGCTTCTAATACCTCCTATTCATACGATTTTAGTCTTCCTGAAAATGCGCCTCTAGGTCAGCATTTATTAAGAATAAGAGCAGGCGATACTAGTTATGATGGTGAGCTAAATAATCCATGTAATGTGATGGATTATGGTACTACACACGACTATTCAGTAAATATTATCGATTCTAGTTTAGATATCGAGGACTTTATTCTGAATGAAGCAGAATTAATAGTTTTAAACGAAAATAATGGTAAGTATCGTGTAGTTCTGGAAACAAGTTATAAAGAGCCACTGCGTATTACCGTTCACAATGTGCTAGGTCAAAAAATGCTAGAGAATAAAGTTGAAAATACCGAAGATGGATATGTTTACGACCTAGATATGTCTTATGCAGCGCGCGGTGTATATTTAGTGAGAATAGGAACAAGAAAAGTGGGCAAAGTGAAACGATTTATAGTGAAATAA
- a CDS encoding M23 family metallopeptidase: MKHFLYYILLAVFFASCSRLNKATDFITNPSAKEVYKRDYNISDELFTIWEQQHDLGLKDSLKIDLPYVENGHFMSKSFPIYAYELNLNAGEIFDFEIFTDSINDLVFIDFYRMIDNSLKDFKKIESAEIGQKLFQYEIKESGLYKIVIQPAIETQAEFVFKFKSKPAYIFPVADGKNHNIQSYWGAARDGGARNHEGIDIFANRGTPVLAATSGRIGFTGEKGLGGKQVWLRDTKRGQSLYYAHLDSIAKTSGNVNAGDTLGFVGNTGNARTTPPHLHFGIYKHGAINPLYFVKQAEEFKPQIAKFDKKSTNLITKSSIANLRDKPTTSKSQILGQAKNQDTLQLLGKTGDWYHVRPKNKSASFIHESLVAPL, encoded by the coding sequence TTGAAGCATTTTTTATATTACATACTATTAGCTGTTTTTTTTGCCTCTTGCTCTCGCCTAAATAAAGCAACCGACTTTATTACTAACCCCAGTGCAAAAGAAGTTTATAAGAGAGATTACAATATTTCAGATGAATTATTTACAATCTGGGAACAGCAACATGATTTAGGATTAAAGGACAGCTTAAAAATCGATTTACCTTATGTAGAAAATGGTCATTTTATGTCTAAATCTTTCCCAATTTATGCTTACGAACTCAATTTAAATGCAGGAGAAATTTTTGATTTTGAAATTTTTACCGATTCTATAAACGATCTTGTTTTTATCGATTTTTACCGCATGATCGATAACAGCTTAAAAGATTTTAAAAAAATTGAAAGTGCTGAAATTGGTCAAAAATTATTTCAATATGAGATCAAAGAATCTGGACTGTACAAAATAGTAATTCAACCAGCCATAGAAACTCAGGCAGAATTTGTATTCAAATTTAAAAGTAAACCGGCTTATATATTTCCGGTAGCTGATGGAAAGAACCATAATATACAAAGTTATTGGGGCGCTGCTCGCGATGGTGGTGCCAGAAATCATGAAGGTATCGATATTTTTGCGAATCGAGGCACGCCTGTACTCGCTGCAACCAGTGGACGTATTGGTTTTACCGGCGAAAAAGGCTTAGGGGGAAAACAAGTTTGGCTTAGAGATACTAAAAGAGGACAATCATTATATTATGCACATTTAGACAGTATTGCTAAAACCTCGGGAAATGTAAATGCGGGTGATACTTTGGGTTTTGTAGGAAATACCGGAAACGCAAGAACTACTCCGCCTCACTTGCACTTTGGAATCTATAAACATGGCGCCATTAATCCGCTATACTTTGTAAAACAAGCTGAAGAATTTAAGCCCCAAATAGCAAAATTCGATAAAAAATCGACCAATTTGATCACCAAAAGCAGTATTGCGAATCTTCGAGACAAACCTACAACTTCCAAATCCCAAATCTTAGGACAAGCGAAAAATCAGGATACGCTTCAACTTTTAGGAAAAACTGGTGATTGGTACCATGTTCGCCCTAAAAACAAAAGCGCATCGTTTATTCATGAAAGTTTAGTGGCTCCGTTGTAA
- a CDS encoding zinc metallopeptidase, with product MIGYYLIAGIMFIVSLYVSNKLKSKFKKYSKMQLQNGMSGKEIAEKMLRDNGITDVNVISTPGMLSDHYNPSKKTVNLSEGVYSQRNAAAAAVAAHECGHAVQHANAYGWLKMRSALVPVVSVASNLSQWVILAGLVLLYTSTMGPTIFFIGIVLFGLGTLFSFITLPVEYDASNRALAWLETENMLTGQEHDAAKDSLKWAARTYVVAALGSLATLLYFIGIFMGSRD from the coding sequence ATGTTTATCGTGAGCCTGTATGTAAGCAATAAGCTTAAAAGTAAGTTTAAGAAGTATTCCAAAATGCAATTGCAAAATGGAATGAGTGGTAAAGAGATTGCTGAAAAAATGCTGCGTGATAACGGAATTACAGATGTAAATGTAATTTCTACACCCGGTATGCTTTCAGATCATTACAATCCCAGTAAAAAAACGGTTAATCTTAGTGAGGGTGTTTATTCGCAACGAAATGCAGCTGCAGCAGCGGTTGCTGCTCACGAATGTGGCCACGCAGTGCAACATGCTAATGCTTATGGCTGGTTAAAAATGCGAAGTGCGCTAGTTCCGGTAGTAAGTGTGGCTTCAAACTTATCACAATGGGTGATATTGGCAGGTTTGGTATTGCTTTATACTAGCACCATGGGGCCGACTATTTTCTTTATCGGAATTGTACTTTTTGGATTAGGAACACTGTTTAGTTTTATAACACTTCCTGTAGAATACGATGCGAGTAATAGGGCTTTAGCTTGGTTGGAAACCGAAAATATGTTAACTGGTCAAGAACACGATGCAGCAAAGGACTCTCTAAAATGGGCTGCAAGAACATATGTAGTTGCGGCTCTTGGATCGTTGGCGACCCTTCTATACTTCATAGGAATTTTTATGGGGTCCAGAGATTAA